In Streptomyces thermolilacinus SPC6, a single genomic region encodes these proteins:
- a CDS encoding ABC transporter ATP-binding protein codes for MSATRVTVAYEGVDVVHDASMTLRPGEVTVLVGPNGSGKSTLLRTIARLQRPRTATLVIDADTDGLALNPREFSRRVALLSQGRPTPSGLTVRDVVEFGRYPYRGRWGKGDPGGRTAVDRALALTGVTELADRGVEHLSGGQLQRVWLAGCLAQETGVLLLDEPTTYLDLRYQVELLDLMRDLADDHGIAVGAVLHDLDQAAAVGDRIVLLHAGRVVADGLPEEVLTAERLTETYGIRIDVGRDPLTGRLRTRAIGRHHTRSERLSTLS; via the coding sequence CTGTCGGCCACGCGCGTCACCGTGGCGTACGAAGGCGTGGATGTCGTACACGACGCCTCGATGACGCTGCGGCCAGGCGAAGTGACCGTCCTGGTCGGGCCGAACGGCAGCGGCAAGTCCACGCTCCTGCGCACCATCGCGCGCCTGCAACGGCCCAGGACCGCCACCCTCGTCATCGACGCCGACACCGACGGCCTCGCGCTGAACCCCCGCGAGTTCTCACGCCGCGTGGCGCTGCTGAGCCAAGGACGTCCCACACCCAGCGGGCTGACGGTTCGCGACGTGGTCGAATTCGGCCGCTACCCGTACCGGGGCCGCTGGGGCAAGGGCGACCCGGGTGGTCGTACGGCGGTGGACCGCGCGCTCGCCCTGACGGGCGTCACGGAACTCGCCGACCGGGGCGTCGAGCACCTCTCCGGAGGGCAGCTGCAGCGGGTCTGGCTGGCCGGCTGCCTCGCGCAGGAGACCGGCGTCCTGCTCCTCGACGAGCCGACCACCTACCTCGACCTGCGGTACCAGGTCGAACTGCTCGACCTCATGCGTGACCTGGCCGACGACCACGGGATCGCCGTCGGCGCCGTCCTGCACGACCTGGACCAGGCCGCGGCCGTCGGCGACCGGATCGTCCTGCTCCACGCCGGGCGCGTCGTCGCCGACGGCCTCCCCGAAGAAGTCCTGACGGCCGAGCGGCTGACCGAGACGTACGGCATACGCATCGACGTCGGCCGCGACCCCCTCACCGGACGGCTCCGCACCCGCGCGATCGGCCGCCACCACACGCGAAGCGAAAGGCTCAGCACCCTCTCATGA